The following coding sequences lie in one Streptococcus suis genomic window:
- a CDS encoding DeoR/GlpR transcriptional regulator yields the protein MERLDKIIQLVSQHEKIDVNSLAEQLDVSKVTIRKDLDKLESKGLLRREHGYAVLNSGDDLNIRMSFRYDVKKRIAKEAANLIADNETIMIESGSTCALLAEEICKTKRNVTVITNSYFIANYVRQYDSCQIILLGGEFQKDSQVTVGPLLHKMIQFFHVDKAFVGTDGYDSEHGFTGKNLMRSEVVQYMSDVAENMIVLTDSSKFTKRGTVRRFGLSQVTQVITDTSISEDLVKELENARVTVRLV from the coding sequence TGTCAATAGTTTGGCGGAGCAATTGGACGTTTCTAAGGTAACCATCCGTAAAGATTTGGATAAGTTAGAATCAAAAGGTTTATTACGTAGAGAACACGGCTATGCTGTTCTAAATAGTGGCGATGACCTCAATATTCGAATGTCCTTTCGCTATGACGTAAAAAAACGAATTGCAAAAGAAGCAGCAAATCTTATTGCCGACAATGAAACGATTATGATAGAGTCTGGGTCAACTTGTGCTCTCTTGGCAGAAGAAATTTGCAAAACCAAGAGAAATGTGACCGTCATAACAAATTCTTATTTTATAGCCAATTATGTGCGACAATATGATAGCTGTCAGATTATTTTATTGGGTGGTGAGTTTCAAAAAGATTCCCAAGTAACAGTTGGGCCGCTCTTACATAAAATGATTCAGTTTTTCCATGTTGATAAGGCTTTTGTAGGAACTGATGGCTATGATAGCGAGCATGGTTTTACAGGTAAAAACTTAATGCGAAGCGAAGTAGTACAGTACATGTCTGATGTTGCTGAAAACATGATTGTGCTAACAGATTCTAGTAAATTTACAAAACGAGGGACAGTACGCAGATTTGGTTTAAGTCAAGTTACTCAGGTCATTACAGATACGTCGATTTCTGAAGATCTTGTCAAAGAATTAGAAAATGCTAGAGTCACAGTAAGGCTAGTTTAG